From a region of the Daphnia pulicaria isolate SC F1-1A chromosome 1, SC_F0-13Bv2, whole genome shotgun sequence genome:
- the LOC124340679 gene encoding tight junction protein ZO-1-like isoform X2 produces the protein MANSRSSSRCSSVASYGQRPPSLSDPPPPPTMMGIDPNDGRGDEIQPCPVGFHPMAHTPPLQPIYATQEQLREEQRQQQMLPPKPVKERRLPSRSGSTASLFSPFASLTRRLGAKHKSSKTSASSSRSTGHGSRMSTPVEFPAQQQQQPGPMLSRSNTPASVYSTFPRIHSSSSSNTPSPSGRTPFISQLLGINANGNAGGGCSSSSSSATVPATTSCPSCPSPGPSYSSSSRLSSAGGYPPMMMTEVLDEPVEEEGAGERVTWEYHHVTMNRVPGYGFGIAVSGGRDNPHFANGDPSIAISDVIKGGPAEGKLLINDRVMSVNGVSLENVDYGTAVSVLRDSGAAVNLVVKRRIVLGAFPEPTTYKVTLTKSKKKDDFGVILGSRIYLKELTNRALIDRDGSHGNNSPVFQEGDIVLKINSTSTDGLSLKEARKLMENCKDKLQLTVRRDAAAPALLGAVGGSIGGPGPAGGSQASNGYNDPTYGAVKDGSAVGGIGGVAGGGGGGGAGPHFANYADRPNYCNQNLYVQPPTRGGSVDYRNPLTPQPPLPHSAGPAPPYSSNEDKSNLSRLAGRSRGPLMDVSLSQLDHHNNHMNGHADGEDAPPRPPPPRSDDYYSPRRANEAPNEPVKPPPTLDPRFISFQKEGSVGIRVTGGNQVGIFVTAVQPGSPAALQGLVPGDKILKVNDMEMNGVTREEAVLFLLSLQDQIELVVQHKREEYDQVVASGHGDSFYVKTHFNYEQPASGHMAFRKGEVFHVVDTLYKGVVGAWQAFRVGPNGQDLQQGVVPNSAGAEELATAQFNAAKKEAATTTSESRGSFFRRRRPTHRRSKSLGRDHWDDVVFAETLSKFPAYERVVLRHPGFIRPVVFFGPIADVARDKLIKDFPDKFSAPQMDGNRDSAEGSGTGAPVATGRSGIVRLSAIRELVEKGRHALLDITPGAVDKLNYAQFYPVVIFLRADSKHTVKELRAGIPNTLAGLAPRLEEFFKWTAHKSSKKLYEQCVKLEKLWSHVFTTTVPLTQRDTWYRKLREAIDREQNQAIWVSEAKLDEYLSDDFLFPMTSRLSYASSPESDLDLSPEPRASGGASGAEGSSSKTNGVNGGAGGKSPPSPSSGGRLVKSSSDPSIATQDDLGVSGMSSPGALLKSLSPTKFQSPINSHSVVDSSTPTKRRSQGGDSKYGFSSPGNGHHPSQRDPNTPRNYGGQPPNYSYNSPSSRGSQQASTNLDYINGPHQSRSSGGYPTSQQQQQQQQQHHFSPYSKYGGGGSNGGSSHGPSSSGVVELPPKIDRSSKPSNRQLARSAQERLFGSREGDINGLDIDTYPTSPPGPAPGQPGQGSSNGGPHQSHDYLGSLRGSSLDRERAAKAGSYDSSSSYESYNRLGLTLTLAGNNHQSGGDVNAMPGSPTSAGLKSHDPYRYTRSTSQPVRSPTELTSPATKQLHRPFDHKKQSPPPKSAPYKPVPPPKPKNYRPPANASSSTASNNQQPMTPNSNYWNHSPPGTLNHPNRPAGGGGGGGGGGSSSGGDVPPSSGGANNHHGYYSHGPPSSNTASAIHNGINSYRYEDDTNGGFDSGHGSSLDRHSYGANSLYGKAPPPPPPVNGSNRNNEAGQYYYNIPPPRENNQKHQQQHQSRDGGRLDLAQHRDQRGSAFELYKKPADPRSPAHGHQPLYMEHNARLDYEYYDGDGFSSSPYDYYHHYHHDDYYSPPTSPPPPNCSVIATVRGWLTHDHGGRLESVETGVALLVPPRALPPGPAAHLVYFKVCRQDQRQLDTNGVPLDDGKGEALLSPLVQCGPKGLRFLQPVELRIPHDGGSRANSSGRWNVSLKASNELGQWRQIELPQRGNDDHEQRAQSEQLDDAKNSRNHLSVFVDHF, from the exons ATGGCCAAtagcagaagcagcagccgTTGCAGTAGTGTCGCCAGCTACGGGCAGAGACCTCCATCTCTATCGgatccgccgccaccacccacGATGATGGGGATCGACCCCAATGACGGACGCGGAGATGAGATCCAACCCTGTCCAGTTGGTTTCCATCCGATGGCCCACACTCCGCCTCTGCAGCCCATTTACGCTACGCAGGAGCAGTTGCGTGAAGAGCAGAGGCAACAGCAGATGCTTCCACCCAAGCCGGTCAAAGAGCGCCGGCTTCCGTCGCGATCCGGCAGCACGGCCAGTCTATTTTCCCCTTTCGCCTCACTCACGCGGCGTCTAGGAGCTAAACACAAATCTTCAAAGACGagtgccagcagcagcaggtccACCGGCCATGGCAGTCGAATGTCCACCCCGGTGGAATTCCCggcccagcaacaacaacagccaggGCCGATGCTATCGCGCTCCAACACTCCGGCTTCCGTCTACTCGACCTTCCCGCGTATCCACTCATCATCCAGCTCAAACACGCCGTCACCGTCCGGCCGGACACCTTTTATTAGTCAATTGCTGGGCATTAATGCTAATGGAAATGCCGGCGGCGGCTGCAGTAGTTCTTCATCGTCAGCCACAGTCCCGGCCACGACATCTTGCCCTTCTTGCCCGTCACCGGGTCCCAGTTACTCATCTTCATCTCGTTTATCATCCGCCGGTGGATACCCGCCCATGATGATGACGGAAGTGTTGGATGAACCCGTAGAAGAAGAG GGTGCCGGCGAGAGGGTGACATGGGAATATCATCATGTGACGATGAATCGAGTGCCCGGCTACGGATTCGGTATCGCCGTCTCCGGTGGCCGCGACAATCCGCACTTTGCCAACGGCGATCCTTCCATCGCCATCTCGGACGTCATCAAAGGAGGCCCGGCAGAGGGAAAGCTACT GATCAACGACCGGGTCATGAGCGTCAACGGCGTCTCGTTGGAGAACGTCGATTACGGGACGGCCGTTTCCGTCCTGCGCGATAGCGGCGCCGCCGTCAATTTGGTGGTCAAGCGTCGCATCGTCCTGGGCGCCTTCCCGGAGCCAACCACATACAAAGTCACCTTGACCAAGAGCAAGAAGAAAGATG ATTTCGGAGTCATTTTGGGCTCGAGGATCTACTTGAAGGAGTTGACCAACCGGGCGCTGATCGATCGCGATGGTAGTCATGGAAACAACAGTCCCGTCTTTCAAGAGGGAGATATCGTCCTCAAGATCAACTCGACTTCAACAGACGGACTCAGTCTCAAGGAGGCCAGAAAGCTCATGGAGAACTGTAAAGATAAGCTCCAGCTGACTGTGCGCCGCGATGCAGCCGCTCCGGCTCTCCTGGGAGCCGTCGGAGGCTCCATCGGCGGACCCGGCCCTGCTGGAGGATCTCAGGCGTCTAATGGTTACAACGATCCCACTTACGGGGCCGTGAAAGACGGCAGCGCTGTAGGGGGAATCGGAGGAGTAGccggtggcggtggtggtggtggtgccggCCCACATTTCGCCAACTACGCCGACAGACCCAATTATTGCAACCAGAATTTGTACGTGCAACCGCCGACGCGTGGCGGCAGCGTCGACTACCGCAATCCGCTGACGCCGCAGCCTCCGCTGCCGCACTCTGCCGGACCGGCTCCGCCGTACAGCAGCAACGAGGACAAAAGCAATCTGTCTCGGCTGGCCGGGCGATCGCGTGGACCGCTGATGGACGTTTCCCTGTCGCAACTCGATCACCACAATAATCACATGAACGGGCACGCCGACGGCGAAGACGCCCCTCCTCGACCTCCGCCGCCTCGCAGCGATGATTACTACAGTCCCCGACGGGCCAATGAGGCTCCCAACGAACCCGTCAAACCACCTCCGAC GTTGGATCCGCGGTTCATCAGCTTCCAGAAGGAAGGCTCGGTCGGCATTCGGGTTACAGGTGGCAATCAAGTGGGCATTTTCGTGACGGCCGTTCAGCCTGGCAGCCCGGCGGCATTGCAAGGCCTCGTCCCTGGAGACAAGATactcaaa GTCAACGATATGGAAATGAATGGCGTCACACGAGAAGAGGCCGTCCTATTCCTCCTCAGTCTGCAGGATCAAATCGAATTGGTCGTCCAACACAAGCGGGAAGAGTACGACCAGGTGGTGGCGTCCGGTCACGGAGACTCGTTTTACGTCAA GACTCATTTCAATTACGAGCAGCCAGCCAGTGGCCACATGGCGTTCCGCAAAGGCGAAGTCTTCCACGTCGTCGACACTCTTTACAAAGGAGTCGTGGGTGCTTGGCAGGCCTTCCGCGTGG GTCCGAACGGTCAAGACTTGCAGCAGGGGGTTGTGCCCAACAGCGCGGGAGCCGAGGAATTAGCCACGGCTCAATTCAACGCCGCCAAAAAGGAAGCGGCCACGACGACATCCGAGTCACGCGGTTCCTTCTTCCGGCGAAGGCGACCCACTCACCGCCGTTCAAAGTCTCTAGGAAGG GATCACTGGGATGACGTCGTCTTTGCTGAGACACTCAGCAAATTCCCGGCTTACGAGCGTGTCGTTCTTCGGCATCCAGGGTTCATCCGACCCGTCGTCTTTTTCGGTCCCATTGCCGATGTCGCCAGGGACAAACTCATCAAGGATTTCCCTGACAAATTCTCTGCACCTC aaatggaCGGAAATCGGGATTCGGCCGAAGGGTCCGGAACGGGCGCTCCTGTGGCGACTGGACGTTCTGGCATCGTCCGCTTGAGCGCCATTCGTGAACTGGTGGAGAAAGGTCGACACGCTTTACTGGACATCACCCCCGGCGCCGTGGACAAGCTCAACTATGCTCAGTTTTATCCGGTTGTCATCTTTTTGCGGGCCGATTCGAAACACACAGTCAAGGAGCTCCGCGCCGGAATAccaaa CACTCTGGCTGGCCTGGCTCCCCGGCTCGAAGAATTCTTCAAGTG GACGGCCCACAAGAGCAGCAAGAAATTATACGAGCAATGCGTCAAATTGGAGAAACTCTGGTCGCACGTCTTTACGACGACAGTTCCGCTAACGCAGCGTGACACCTGGTACCGAAAGCTTCGTGAGGCCATCGACCGTGAACAGAATCAAGCCATCTGGGTCTCGGAAGCCAAG CTGGATGAATACCTCTCGGATGATTTCCTCTTCCCGATGACGTCGCGCCTTTCTTACGCATCTTCGCCAGAGTCGGATCTCGATTTGTCGCCCGAGCCGCGTGCTTCCGGCGGCGCTAGCGGTGCTGAAGGTTCTTCTTCCAAAACCAACGGGGTTAACGGCGGAGCAGGTGGCAAATCTCCGCCGTCGCCCAGTTCCGGTGGCCGATTGGTCAAGAGCTCCAGTGACCCCAGCATCGCCACTCAGGATGATCTGGGCGTCTCCGGAATGAGCAGTCCTGGTGCACTTTTGAAGTCGTTGAGTCCAACCAAATTCCAGTCTCCCATCAATTCTCATTCT GTGGTGGATTCGTCAACGCCGACCAAACGCCGATCTCAAGGCGGCGATTCCAAGTACGGATTTTCATCGCCGGGCAATGGCCATCATCCATCGCAGAGGGACCCCAACACTCCGCGAAACTACGGCGGCCAACCGCCCAATTACTCTTATAACAGCCCGTCGTCGCGCGGGAGCCAACAGGCCAGCACCAATCTCGACTACATCAACGGACCCCATCAGTCGAGGTCGTCTGGTGGTTACCCGacgtcccagcagcagcaacagcagcagcaacaacatcatTTCTCGCCTTATTCCAAATACGGTGGCGGCGGAAGCAACGGTGGCAGTAGTCACGGTCCATCATCATCGGGCGTCGTTGAGTTGCCACCGAAAATCGATCGGAGTAGCAAACCGTCAAACCGACAACTGGCACGCTCCGCCCAGGAGCGGCTGTTTGGCTCTCGAGAGGGCGACATCAATGGTCTGGATATCGATACGTATCCCACGTCGCCGCCAGGACCGGCTCCAGGCCAGCCGGGCCAGGGCTCTTCCAACGGAGGACCTCATCAATCTCACGACTACCTGGGCTCCCTGCGAGGCAGTTCCctggatagagagagagctgcCAAAGCG GGGAGTTACGACAGCTCGTCATCGTACGAGTCTTACAACCGACTTGGGCTGACATTAACTCTGGCCGGGAATAACCATCAAAGCGGCGGAGATGTTAATGCCATGCCAGGCTCGCCCACTTCTGCAGGCCTCAAATCTCACGATCCTTACCGCTACACTCGCTCAACCAGTCAACCCGTGCGTTCGCCGACCGAGCTCACGTCACCGGCGACGAAACAACTTCATCG TCCCTTCGACCACAAAAAGCAATCACCTCCACCCAAGTCCGCACCTTACAAGCCCGTCCCTCCGCCCAAGCCGAAAAACTACCGACCGCCGGCGAACGCCTCGTCCTCGACAGCCtccaacaaccaacaaccgaTGACACCCAACAGTAACTACTGGAATCACAGTCCACCGGGCACTTTGAATCATCCAAACAGGCCagcaggtggtggtggtggtggcggcggcggcggcagcagcagcggaggaGATGTTCCTCCTTCCTCTGGCGGAGCCAACAACCATCACGGCTATTATTCACACGGCCCTCCGTCGTCCAATACAGCGTCGGCCATTCACAACGGTATCAATTCCTACCGTTACGAAGATGATACCAACGGCGGCTTTGATTCAG GTCATGGAAGCAGTTTGGATCGTCACAGTTACGGAGCCAATTCGCTCTACGGCAAAGCCCCGCCTCCACCGCCGCCCGTCAACGGATCCAACCGCAACAACGAAGCCGGACAGTACTACTACAACATCCCACCTCCCAGGGAGAACAACCAGAAgcaccagcaacaacatcaaTCGAGAGATGGTGGGCGGCTAGATCTTGCCCAACACCGGGATCAACGCGGATCGGCCTTTGAACTGTACAAGAAACCCGCCGATCCTCGATCTCCCGCTCACGGGCACCAGCCACTCTACATGGAGCACAACGCCAG GCTCGACTACGAGTACTAtgacggtgatggattctcctCTTCGCCTTACGACTACTACCACCACTATCATCATGACGATTACTACTCCCCTCCCACATCCCCTCCTCCACCCAACTGCTCGGTGATTGCCACCGTACGCGGATGGCTCACGCACGACCATGGAGGGCGGCTGGAGAGTGTCGAAACCGGAGTGGCACTGCTCGTACCGCCTAGAGCTCTCCCTCCGGGCCCGGCAGCTCACCTCGTCTACTTCAAGGTCTGTCGCCAAGACCAGCGTCAGCTTGACACCAACGGCGTTCCTTTAGACGACGGAAAAG GTGAAGCTTTACTTAGTCCACTAGTTCAGTGCGGACCGAAAGGTCTGCGCTTCCTCCAGCCCGTCGAGCTCCGCATTCCGCACGATGGCGGATCTCGAGCGAATTCGTCTGGCAGGTGGAACGTTTCTCTGAAAGCGTCCAACGAATTGGGACAGTGGCGACAAATTGAACTACCCCAGCGAGGCAACGACGATCACGAACAACGAGCTCAATCGGAGCAATTGGACGACGCCAAAAATTCTCGAAACCACCTCTCCGTTTTCGTCGATCATTTCTGA
- the LOC124340679 gene encoding tight junction protein ZO-1-like isoform X3, which produces MANSRSSSRCSSVASYGQRPPSLSDPPPPPTMMGIDPNDGRGDEIQPCPVGFHPMAHTPPLQPIYATQEQLREEQRQQQMLPPKPVKERRLPSRSGSTASLFSPFASLTRRLGAKHKSSKTSASSSRSTGHGSRMSTPVEFPAQQQQQPGPMLSRSNTPASVYSTFPRIHSSSSSNTPSPSGRTPFISQLLGINANGNAGGGCSSSSSSATVPATTSCPSCPSPGPSYSSSSRLSSAGGYPPMMMTEVLDEPVEEEGAGERVTWEYHHVTMNRVPGYGFGIAVSGGRDNPHFANGDPSIAISDVIKGGPAEGKLLINDRVMSVNGVSLENVDYGTAVSVLRDSGAAVNLVVKRRIVLGAFPEPTTYKVTLTKSKKKDDFGVILGSRIYLKELTNRALIDRDGSHGNNSPVFQEGDIVLKINSTSTDGLSLKEARKLMENCKDKLQLTVRRDAAAPALLGAVGGSIGGPGPAGGSQASNGYNDPTYGAVKDGSAVGGIGGVAGGGGGGGAGPHFANYADRPNYCNQNLYVQPPTRGGSVDYRNPLTPQPPLPHSAGPAPPYSSNEDKSNLSRLAGRSRGPLMDVSLSQLDHHNNHMNGHADGEDAPPRPPPPRSDDYYSPRRANEAPNEPVKPPPTLDPRFISFQKEGSVGIRVTGGNQVGIFVTAVQPGSPAALQGLVPGDKILKVNDMEMNGVTREEAVLFLLSLQDQIELVVQHKREEYDQVVASGHGDSFYVKTHFNYEQPASGHMAFRKGEVFHVVDTLYKGVVGAWQAFRVGPNGQDLQQGVVPNSAGAEELATAQFNAAKKEAATTTSESRGSFFRRRRPTHRRSKSLGRDHWDDVVFAETLSKFPAYERVVLRHPGFIRPVVFFGPIADVARDKLIKDFPDKFSAPQMDGNRDSAEGSGTGAPVATGRSGIVRLSAIRELVEKGRHALLDITPGAVDKLNYAQFYPVVIFLRADSKHTVKELRAGIPKTAHKSSKKLYEQCVKLEKLWSHVFTTTVPLTQRDTWYRKLREAIDREQNQAIWVSEAKLDEYLSDDFLFPMTSRLSYASSPESDLDLSPEPRASGGASGAEGSSSKTNGVNGGAGGKSPPSPSSGGRLVKSSSDPSIATQDDLGVSGMSSPGALLKSLSPTKFQSPINSHSVVDSSTPTKRRSQGGDSKYGFSSPGNGHHPSQRDPNTPRNYGGQPPNYSYNSPSSRGSQQASTNLDYINGPHQSRSSGGYPTSQQQQQQQQQHHFSPYSKYGGGGSNGGSSHGPSSSGVVELPPKIDRSSKPSNRQLARSAQERLFGSREGDINGLDIDTYPTSPPGPAPGQPGQGSSNGGPHQSHDYLGSLRGSSLDRERAAKAGSYDSSSSYESYNRLGLTLTLAGNNHQSGGDVNAMPGSPTSAGLKSHDPYRYTRSTSQPVRSPTELTSPATKQLHRPFDHKKQSPPPKSAPYKPVPPPKPKNYRPPANASSSTASNNQQPMTPNSNYWNHSPPGTLNHPNRPAGGGGGGGGGGSSSGGDVPPSSGGANNHHGYYSHGPPSSNTASAIHNGINSYRYEDDTNGGFDSAGHGSSLDRHSYGANSLYGKAPPPPPPVNGSNRNNEAGQYYYNIPPPRENNQKHQQQHQSRDGGRLDLAQHRDQRGSAFELYKKPADPRSPAHGHQPLYMEHNARLDYEYYDGDGFSSSPYDYYHHYHHDDYYSPPTSPPPPNCSVIATVRGWLTHDHGGRLESVETGVALLVPPRALPPGPAAHLVYFKVCRQDQRQLDTNGVPLDDGKGEALLSPLVQCGPKGLRFLQPVELRIPHDGGSRANSSGRWNVSLKASNELGQWRQIELPQRGNDDHEQRAQSEQLDDAKNSRNHLSVFVDHF; this is translated from the exons ATGGCCAAtagcagaagcagcagccgTTGCAGTAGTGTCGCCAGCTACGGGCAGAGACCTCCATCTCTATCGgatccgccgccaccacccacGATGATGGGGATCGACCCCAATGACGGACGCGGAGATGAGATCCAACCCTGTCCAGTTGGTTTCCATCCGATGGCCCACACTCCGCCTCTGCAGCCCATTTACGCTACGCAGGAGCAGTTGCGTGAAGAGCAGAGGCAACAGCAGATGCTTCCACCCAAGCCGGTCAAAGAGCGCCGGCTTCCGTCGCGATCCGGCAGCACGGCCAGTCTATTTTCCCCTTTCGCCTCACTCACGCGGCGTCTAGGAGCTAAACACAAATCTTCAAAGACGagtgccagcagcagcaggtccACCGGCCATGGCAGTCGAATGTCCACCCCGGTGGAATTCCCggcccagcaacaacaacagccaggGCCGATGCTATCGCGCTCCAACACTCCGGCTTCCGTCTACTCGACCTTCCCGCGTATCCACTCATCATCCAGCTCAAACACGCCGTCACCGTCCGGCCGGACACCTTTTATTAGTCAATTGCTGGGCATTAATGCTAATGGAAATGCCGGCGGCGGCTGCAGTAGTTCTTCATCGTCAGCCACAGTCCCGGCCACGACATCTTGCCCTTCTTGCCCGTCACCGGGTCCCAGTTACTCATCTTCATCTCGTTTATCATCCGCCGGTGGATACCCGCCCATGATGATGACGGAAGTGTTGGATGAACCCGTAGAAGAAGAG GGTGCCGGCGAGAGGGTGACATGGGAATATCATCATGTGACGATGAATCGAGTGCCCGGCTACGGATTCGGTATCGCCGTCTCCGGTGGCCGCGACAATCCGCACTTTGCCAACGGCGATCCTTCCATCGCCATCTCGGACGTCATCAAAGGAGGCCCGGCAGAGGGAAAGCTACT GATCAACGACCGGGTCATGAGCGTCAACGGCGTCTCGTTGGAGAACGTCGATTACGGGACGGCCGTTTCCGTCCTGCGCGATAGCGGCGCCGCCGTCAATTTGGTGGTCAAGCGTCGCATCGTCCTGGGCGCCTTCCCGGAGCCAACCACATACAAAGTCACCTTGACCAAGAGCAAGAAGAAAGATG ATTTCGGAGTCATTTTGGGCTCGAGGATCTACTTGAAGGAGTTGACCAACCGGGCGCTGATCGATCGCGATGGTAGTCATGGAAACAACAGTCCCGTCTTTCAAGAGGGAGATATCGTCCTCAAGATCAACTCGACTTCAACAGACGGACTCAGTCTCAAGGAGGCCAGAAAGCTCATGGAGAACTGTAAAGATAAGCTCCAGCTGACTGTGCGCCGCGATGCAGCCGCTCCGGCTCTCCTGGGAGCCGTCGGAGGCTCCATCGGCGGACCCGGCCCTGCTGGAGGATCTCAGGCGTCTAATGGTTACAACGATCCCACTTACGGGGCCGTGAAAGACGGCAGCGCTGTAGGGGGAATCGGAGGAGTAGccggtggcggtggtggtggtggtgccggCCCACATTTCGCCAACTACGCCGACAGACCCAATTATTGCAACCAGAATTTGTACGTGCAACCGCCGACGCGTGGCGGCAGCGTCGACTACCGCAATCCGCTGACGCCGCAGCCTCCGCTGCCGCACTCTGCCGGACCGGCTCCGCCGTACAGCAGCAACGAGGACAAAAGCAATCTGTCTCGGCTGGCCGGGCGATCGCGTGGACCGCTGATGGACGTTTCCCTGTCGCAACTCGATCACCACAATAATCACATGAACGGGCACGCCGACGGCGAAGACGCCCCTCCTCGACCTCCGCCGCCTCGCAGCGATGATTACTACAGTCCCCGACGGGCCAATGAGGCTCCCAACGAACCCGTCAAACCACCTCCGAC GTTGGATCCGCGGTTCATCAGCTTCCAGAAGGAAGGCTCGGTCGGCATTCGGGTTACAGGTGGCAATCAAGTGGGCATTTTCGTGACGGCCGTTCAGCCTGGCAGCCCGGCGGCATTGCAAGGCCTCGTCCCTGGAGACAAGATactcaaa GTCAACGATATGGAAATGAATGGCGTCACACGAGAAGAGGCCGTCCTATTCCTCCTCAGTCTGCAGGATCAAATCGAATTGGTCGTCCAACACAAGCGGGAAGAGTACGACCAGGTGGTGGCGTCCGGTCACGGAGACTCGTTTTACGTCAA GACTCATTTCAATTACGAGCAGCCAGCCAGTGGCCACATGGCGTTCCGCAAAGGCGAAGTCTTCCACGTCGTCGACACTCTTTACAAAGGAGTCGTGGGTGCTTGGCAGGCCTTCCGCGTGG GTCCGAACGGTCAAGACTTGCAGCAGGGGGTTGTGCCCAACAGCGCGGGAGCCGAGGAATTAGCCACGGCTCAATTCAACGCCGCCAAAAAGGAAGCGGCCACGACGACATCCGAGTCACGCGGTTCCTTCTTCCGGCGAAGGCGACCCACTCACCGCCGTTCAAAGTCTCTAGGAAGG GATCACTGGGATGACGTCGTCTTTGCTGAGACACTCAGCAAATTCCCGGCTTACGAGCGTGTCGTTCTTCGGCATCCAGGGTTCATCCGACCCGTCGTCTTTTTCGGTCCCATTGCCGATGTCGCCAGGGACAAACTCATCAAGGATTTCCCTGACAAATTCTCTGCACCTC aaatggaCGGAAATCGGGATTCGGCCGAAGGGTCCGGAACGGGCGCTCCTGTGGCGACTGGACGTTCTGGCATCGTCCGCTTGAGCGCCATTCGTGAACTGGTGGAGAAAGGTCGACACGCTTTACTGGACATCACCCCCGGCGCCGTGGACAAGCTCAACTATGCTCAGTTTTATCCGGTTGTCATCTTTTTGCGGGCCGATTCGAAACACACAGTCAAGGAGCTCCGCGCCGGAATAccaaa GACGGCCCACAAGAGCAGCAAGAAATTATACGAGCAATGCGTCAAATTGGAGAAACTCTGGTCGCACGTCTTTACGACGACAGTTCCGCTAACGCAGCGTGACACCTGGTACCGAAAGCTTCGTGAGGCCATCGACCGTGAACAGAATCAAGCCATCTGGGTCTCGGAAGCCAAG CTGGATGAATACCTCTCGGATGATTTCCTCTTCCCGATGACGTCGCGCCTTTCTTACGCATCTTCGCCAGAGTCGGATCTCGATTTGTCGCCCGAGCCGCGTGCTTCCGGCGGCGCTAGCGGTGCTGAAGGTTCTTCTTCCAAAACCAACGGGGTTAACGGCGGAGCAGGTGGCAAATCTCCGCCGTCGCCCAGTTCCGGTGGCCGATTGGTCAAGAGCTCCAGTGACCCCAGCATCGCCACTCAGGATGATCTGGGCGTCTCCGGAATGAGCAGTCCTGGTGCACTTTTGAAGTCGTTGAGTCCAACCAAATTCCAGTCTCCCATCAATTCTCATTCT GTGGTGGATTCGTCAACGCCGACCAAACGCCGATCTCAAGGCGGCGATTCCAAGTACGGATTTTCATCGCCGGGCAATGGCCATCATCCATCGCAGAGGGACCCCAACACTCCGCGAAACTACGGCGGCCAACCGCCCAATTACTCTTATAACAGCCCGTCGTCGCGCGGGAGCCAACAGGCCAGCACCAATCTCGACTACATCAACGGACCCCATCAGTCGAGGTCGTCTGGTGGTTACCCGacgtcccagcagcagcaacagcagcagcaacaacatcatTTCTCGCCTTATTCCAAATACGGTGGCGGCGGAAGCAACGGTGGCAGTAGTCACGGTCCATCATCATCGGGCGTCGTTGAGTTGCCACCGAAAATCGATCGGAGTAGCAAACCGTCAAACCGACAACTGGCACGCTCCGCCCAGGAGCGGCTGTTTGGCTCTCGAGAGGGCGACATCAATGGTCTGGATATCGATACGTATCCCACGTCGCCGCCAGGACCGGCTCCAGGCCAGCCGGGCCAGGGCTCTTCCAACGGAGGACCTCATCAATCTCACGACTACCTGGGCTCCCTGCGAGGCAGTTCCctggatagagagagagctgcCAAAGCG GGGAGTTACGACAGCTCGTCATCGTACGAGTCTTACAACCGACTTGGGCTGACATTAACTCTGGCCGGGAATAACCATCAAAGCGGCGGAGATGTTAATGCCATGCCAGGCTCGCCCACTTCTGCAGGCCTCAAATCTCACGATCCTTACCGCTACACTCGCTCAACCAGTCAACCCGTGCGTTCGCCGACCGAGCTCACGTCACCGGCGACGAAACAACTTCATCG TCCCTTCGACCACAAAAAGCAATCACCTCCACCCAAGTCCGCACCTTACAAGCCCGTCCCTCCGCCCAAGCCGAAAAACTACCGACCGCCGGCGAACGCCTCGTCCTCGACAGCCtccaacaaccaacaaccgaTGACACCCAACAGTAACTACTGGAATCACAGTCCACCGGGCACTTTGAATCATCCAAACAGGCCagcaggtggtggtggtggtggcggcggcggcggcagcagcagcggaggaGATGTTCCTCCTTCCTCTGGCGGAGCCAACAACCATCACGGCTATTATTCACACGGCCCTCCGTCGTCCAATACAGCGTCGGCCATTCACAACGGTATCAATTCCTACCGTTACGAAGATGATACCAACGGCGGCTTTGATTCAG caGGTCATGGAAGCAGTTTGGATCGTCACAGTTACGGAGCCAATTCGCTCTACGGCAAAGCCCCGCCTCCACCGCCGCCCGTCAACGGATCCAACCGCAACAACGAAGCCGGACAGTACTACTACAACATCCCACCTCCCAGGGAGAACAACCAGAAgcaccagcaacaacatcaaTCGAGAGATGGTGGGCGGCTAGATCTTGCCCAACACCGGGATCAACGCGGATCGGCCTTTGAACTGTACAAGAAACCCGCCGATCCTCGATCTCCCGCTCACGGGCACCAGCCACTCTACATGGAGCACAACGCCAG GCTCGACTACGAGTACTAtgacggtgatggattctcctCTTCGCCTTACGACTACTACCACCACTATCATCATGACGATTACTACTCCCCTCCCACATCCCCTCCTCCACCCAACTGCTCGGTGATTGCCACCGTACGCGGATGGCTCACGCACGACCATGGAGGGCGGCTGGAGAGTGTCGAAACCGGAGTGGCACTGCTCGTACCGCCTAGAGCTCTCCCTCCGGGCCCGGCAGCTCACCTCGTCTACTTCAAGGTCTGTCGCCAAGACCAGCGTCAGCTTGACACCAACGGCGTTCCTTTAGACGACGGAAAAG GTGAAGCTTTACTTAGTCCACTAGTTCAGTGCGGACCGAAAGGTCTGCGCTTCCTCCAGCCCGTCGAGCTCCGCATTCCGCACGATGGCGGATCTCGAGCGAATTCGTCTGGCAGGTGGAACGTTTCTCTGAAAGCGTCCAACGAATTGGGACAGTGGCGACAAATTGAACTACCCCAGCGAGGCAACGACGATCACGAACAACGAGCTCAATCGGAGCAATTGGACGACGCCAAAAATTCTCGAAACCACCTCTCCGTTTTCGTCGATCATTTCTGA